In Primulina huaijiensis isolate GDHJ02 chromosome 4, ASM1229523v2, whole genome shotgun sequence, a genomic segment contains:
- the LOC140975223 gene encoding uncharacterized TPR repeat-containing protein At1g05150-like, with the protein MTSRGSRSEKVKRIFLQFDTNGDGGLNREEMAALVVAVNPRVKFSEEQINAILDEVFRTYGEFIDGEKGLTFDGLLRTYDDGAGDVDRDFDALGLDLKPLEDKNGVSQASEEAASSSSIVDERVMEPHKKQRTEAWAASPNHGIVFDVTWKLVDDLEILIKRLKTKQLKDGKIKNDNSDVFSDAGWSRELGPSSEISDKRISWDESGSDYRAFVKDLGVLRSRADRAPSRPEAFDGQMAIGRVLYEHCLFKEALVSFKRACELMPGDVKPHFRAGNCLYVLGRYDEAKAEFLLALDAAEAGGNQWAYLLPQIHVNLGIALEGEGMVLGACEHYREAAILCPTHFRALKLLGSALFGVGEYKAAVKALEEAIYMKNDYADAHCDLASALHAIGDDDNAIKEFQKAIDLKPGHVDALYNLGGLYMDMGRYQRASEMYTRVLGVWPNHWRAQLNKAVSLLGAGESEEAKKALKEALKMTNRVELHDAVSHLKQLQKKRLRGNGNGEAAFITVEPSKFKTVGEKTTLRPELAIALDIRAFQRVTRLNRCDVELIKKEMSESDVPVSYSGRGIPEKSIRKASLEVILHKLLSFLKPETLVGAIKAINQKILCVLDESESGRVDLGMFFAVIAPLCGGSPDKRKRIAYESLLWQPVNEGNTQIKKSDAQRHIKLLRAIYIPSHGLSEIFEIHGETDDSMVSLTEFVAMFDDQEWGFSILSTLVKLENGDRNRHGSHVCATCKYPLIGSRFKEVKHQFSLCAQCYSEGKVPSTCKQEEYKFKEYANESEAVKDKCLWFGSKGSSARGS; encoded by the coding sequence ATGACGAGTCGAGGGAGCAGATCGGAGAAGGTGAAGAGGATATTCCTGCAGTTTGATACCAACGGGGATGGTGGTCTGAACCGGGAAGAAATGGCAGCTCTGGTGGTGGCAGTAAACCCTAGGGTTAAATTCAGTGAGGAGCAAATCAATGCCATTCTGGATGAGGTTTTTCGAACCTATGGAGAATTCATTGATGGCGAAAAGGGTCTCACCTTTGATGGCCTGCTTCGGACATATGATGATGGAGCTGGTGATGTGGACCGGGATTTCGATGCCCTTGGCCTTGACCTTAAACCTTTGGAGGACAAGAATGGGGTTTCGCAAGCATCCGAAGAGGCGGCTTCGTCTTCCTCAATCGTGGATGAACGTGTCATGGAGCCACACAAGAAACAGCGCACGGAAGCGTGGGCTGCATCCCCGAATCATGGCATTGTGTTCGATGTTACATGGAAGCTTGTTGATGATCTTGAAATATTGATCAAAAGGTTGAAAACCAAACAGTTAAAGGATGGGAAGATAAAGAATGATAATTCTGATGTTTTCTCTGATGCAGGCTGGTCAAGGGAGCTCGGCCCATCCAGTGAAATTTCGGATAAGAGGATTAGCTGGGATGAGTCTGGTAGTGATTATAGGGCTTTTGTGAAGGATTTGGGAGTTTTGAGGTCGAGGGCTGATAGGGCGCCCTCAAGACCCGAAGCTTTTGATGGGCAAATGGCTATCGGACGTGTGCTATACGAACATTGTTTGTTTAAGGAAGCTTTGGTAAGCTTTAAGAGGGCGTGTGAATTGATGCCTGGTGATGTGAAGCCGCATTTCAGAGCAGGTAATTGTTTATATGTTCTTGGGAGGTATGATGAGGCCAAAGCAGAGTTTCTTCTTGCATTGGATGCAGCAGAGGCTGGTGGGAATCAATGGGCATATTTATTGCCTCAGATTCATGTTAATTTGGGGATTGCTCTTGAAGGCGAAGGAATGGTTCTTGGAGCTTGTGAGCATTATAGAGAAGCTGCTATTCTTTGTCCAACTCATTTTCGGGCGTTGAAGCTTTTGGGAAGTGCACTTTTTGGTGTAGGGGAGTACAAGGCCGCTGTTAAGGCCTTAGAGGAAGCTATTTACATGAAGAACGATTATGCTGATGCACATTGTGATTTGGCTTCTGCTTTACATGCTATAGGTGATGATGATAATGCAATAAAAGAATTCCAAAAGGCAATTGATTTAAAGCCTGGCCATGTTGATGCTCTGTATAATTTAGGTGGCCTCTACATGGACATGGGTAGGTATCAGAGGGCATCCGAGATGTACACTCGGGTTTTGGGTGTGTGGCCAAACCATTGGAGGGCACAGCTAAATAAGGCAGTCTCTTTGTTAGGTGCTGGAGAATCGGAGGAAGCGAAGAAAGCTTTGAAAGAAGCTTTGAAAATGACCAACAGAGTTGAACTGCATGATGCCGTATCTCATTTAAAGCAACTACAGAAGAAGAGGTTGAGGGGGAATGGTAATGGCGAGGCTGCCTTCATTACGGTGGAACCCTCGAAATTTAAGACCGTGGGTGAGAAAACCACATTGAGGCCAGAATTAGCTATTGCCCTTGATATTAGAGCCTTCCAGAGGGTAACACGGTTGAATCGTTGTGATGTCGAACTTATAAAGAAGGAAATGAGTGAAAGTGATGTCCCAGTGTCCTATTCTGGCAGAGGTATACCTGAAAAATCAATACGCAAGGCTTCATTAGAAGTGATTCTTCACAAGTTACTTAGTTTCTTAAAGCCGGAAACTTTAGTAGGAGCTATCAAAGCGATAAATCAAAAGATCCTCTGTGTTTTGGATGAATCAGAGTCTGGTCGGGTGGATTTGGGCATGTTTTTTGCAGTTATTGCTCCCCTTTGCGGCGGATCCCCTGACAAGCGGAAACGAATTGCTTATGAGTCACTTTTGTGGCAACCCGTGAATGAAGGCAACACGCAGATAAAGAAATCAGATGCCCAAAGACACATCAAGCTACTGAGAGCCATCTACATTCCTTCCCATGGGTTaagtgaaatatttgaaatccatgGAGAAACGGACGACTCCATGGTTTCTTTGACCGAATTTGTCGCCATGTTTGATGATCAAGAATGGGGGTTTAGTATCCTGTCTACTCTAGTAAAGCTTGAAAACGGTGATAGGAATCGCCATGGGAGCCATGTTTGTGCAACTTGCAAATATCCCCTTATCGGTTCCCGATTCAAGGAAGTGAAACATCAATTTAGCTTGTGTGCTCAATGTTACTCTGAAGGAAAAGTGCCATCTACTTGCAAGCAGGAAGAGTACAAATTTAAAGAATATGCAAACGAATCCGAAGCTGTTAAAGATAAATGCTTGTGGTTTGGGTCCAAAGGTTCCTCGGCTAGGGGCTCTTAG
- the LOC140975877 gene encoding secreted RxLR effector protein 161-like: MKDFSPSVVPVVKGDTFNLDQFPKNDFEKEQMKNIPYVFTIGSLMYAHVYIRPDFAYIAGMLGRYQSNPDMDNWKAAKKVMRHHQGTKDCMLMFNRIENFKVIDYSDLDFSCCNDSRKSTS, encoded by the coding sequence ATGAAAGATTTTTCACCAAGTGTGGTTCCCGTAGTGAAGGGCGACACATTCAATTTAGATCAATTTCCAAAGAATGACTTTGAAAAAGAACAAATGAAGAACATTCCTTATGTTTTTACTATTGGAAGCTTGATGTATGCCCATGTTTACATTAGACCTGACTTTGCATATATAGCTGGAATGCTAGggagatatcagagtaatcccGATATGGATaattggaaagctgcaaagaaagtgaTGAGGCACCATCAAGGAACCAAGGACTGCATGCTTATGTTCAAtcgaattgagaattttaaagtAATTGACTACTCTGATTTAGACTTCTCTTGCTGCaatgattcaagaaaatccacttcatga